From Salarias fasciatus chromosome 5, fSalaFa1.1, whole genome shotgun sequence, a single genomic window includes:
- the kif21b gene encoding kinesin-like protein KIF21B isoform X1 — protein MANQGDCCVKVALRIRPQMAKEKIEGCHVCTLVTPGEPQVLLGKDKAFTYDFVFDVDSEQHRIYQACVYKLIEGCFEGYNATVFAYGQTGSGKTYTMGTGFDVSLTPLEQGIIPRAVHQLFEGIQSRRERAQEAGTQPPEFKVSAQFLELYNEEILDLFDGARDPESRSRKSNIRIHEDANGSIYTTGVTSRLVHSEEELLQCLKLGALSRTTASTQMNAQSSRSHAIFTIHLCQMRVCQQPQMQNGGGENEEELNGVTSSPIAQPEYETLMAKFHFVDLAGSERLKRTGATGERAREGISINCGLLALGNVISALGDQTKKGGHVPYRDSKLTRLLQDSLGGNSRTVMIACVSPSDRDFMETLNTLKYANRARNIKNKVVVNQDKTSQQISALRAEIARLQMELMEYKAGKRVACEDGSEGYSDLYQENAMLQRENDTLRLRVKAMQETIDHLNTRVTHLLANEVSTLLTKSSEGNEEIGALVQKYIREVEELRTKLLESESMNESLRRQVARLSARSPFPASSLSPAPGHPPGSSPAPMSMEAEMTDVLRRAKLDIERLKKKERRQRRMSPELEKGLKKRVKLHTYENGENGQSGENGQNGEIDSDDNYTEDIMSPLQEESGCEDDEGEDEEEGREEDEFDSDESLVDSDSDSDEKANFQADLADLTCEIEIKQKLIDELENSQRRLMMLKLQYEEKLILLQNKIRDTQLERDRVLQNLMSMENYTEEKANKIKQEYEKRLKEMNRDLLKLQAAQKEHARLLKNQGRYERELKKLQSEVNEMKKAKVALMKQMKEEQQRRRMVEAKRNREIAQLKKEQRRQEYQIRALESQKRQQELVLRRKTQEVTALRRLTKPMSDRVAGRVARWNQTPPVTDSGAELSASTTASSSEPEIARTVSGLVRQWNNKNSAFGYLGESEGSMDGTRVIGSRKKLQRKPALLNNLGAASRTGSFSKSARQKWQALERRIMDIVMQRMTISNVEADMDRLIKKREELTAQQEALSHKREVLMADGEGPEAEDRLLLEINEDIEVLNANIDYINDSLSDCQAMIVQIEETKDELDSVDTSVVISSCSLAEARHLLDHFLKASIDKSLQVAQKEAQIRLLEGQLRQTDVIGSSHNHIILDALREKAEYIPELQALIHNVQQENGYASTDEEPSEFSQASDSSVSQMKESNSQDDFKIKVEPRLSAQMKAVSAEYLGPILDPSSGSKQQHITKSLASLTDIQEDGLSLVPGSLALSLALREPYHRDRASRTISLPVRGHTFPRQSRGYDTSPITRRKSYDRAYRPTDGYTPPSSPPLRTRNDRNVFSRLTSNQTQGSALDKSDDSDSSLSEVLRGVINPIGGVKGGRTAPLQCVSVAEGHSKPVLCVDATDELLFTGSKDRTCKMWNLVTGQEIATLKGHPNNVVSVKYCPSSGLVFSVSTSYIKVWDIRDSAKCIRTLTSSGQVVSGDACAGTTTRTITFAQGECQINQIALNPSGSVLYAAAGNIVRMWDLNRMQAMGKLTGHIGSVMCLTVGQSLLGKDQVITGSKDHYVKVFDVAEGTLGNVGPAHNFEPPHYDGIECLAVHGDVLFSGSRDNGIKKWELGQQELIQQIPNAHKDWVCALAYVPGRPMLLSACRGGMLKVWNVDNFSPIGEIRGHDSPINAICTNSRQIFTASSDCRVKLWNYVPGLTPCLPRRVLAIKGRATSLP, from the exons GATCCGTCCTCAAATGGCCAAGGAGAAGATCGAGGGCTGCCACGTGTGCACGCTGGTCACGCCCGGAGAGCCACAGGTCCTCCTGGGGAAGGACAAAGCTTTCACCTACGACTTTGTGTTTGATGTTGACTCAGAGCAGCACCGTATCTACCAGGCCTGCGTGTACAAGCTCATCGAAGGCTGCTTCGAGGGGTACAATGCCACCGTGTTCGCTTACGGTCAG ACGGGCTCGGGTAAGACCTACACCATGGGTACGGGTTTTGACGTGAGCCTGACCCCGCTGGAGCAGGGCATCATTCCCCGGGCCGTTCACCAGCTGTTCGAGGGGATCCAGAGCCGGAGGGAGCGAGCCCAGGAGGCCGGCACCCAGCCCCCCGAGTTTAAAGTCAGCGCCCAGTTCCTGGAG CTGTACAACGAGGAGATCCTGGACCTGTTCGACGGAGCCAGGGATCCAGAGAGCCGCAGCAGGAAGTCAAACATCAGGATCCACGAGGACGCCAACGGCAGCATCTACACCACCGGAGTCACCTCCAGGCTCGTGCACTCAGAGGAAGAG ctgctgcagtgtctgaagCTGGGCGCTCTGTCCCGCACCACAGCAAGCACGCAGATGAACGCCCAGAGCTCCCGCTCGCACGCTATTTTCACCATCCACCTCTGTCAGATGAGAGTCTGTCAGCAGCCGCAGATG CAgaacggaggaggagagaacgaggaggagctgAATGGAGTGACCTCCAGCCCCATCGCGCAGCCGGAGTACGAGACGCTGATGGCCAAGTTCCACTTTGTGGACCTGGCCGGCTCCGAGAGGCTGAAACGCACCGGAGCCACAGGAGAGCGGGCCCGGGAGGGGATCTCCATTAACTGTGGACTG CTGGCTCTGGGAAACGTGATCAGTGCTTTAGGAGATCAGACCAAAAAGGGAGGACATGTCCCATACAGAGACTCCAAACTGACCCgactgctgcaggactcactgGGAGGGAACAG TCGCACAGTGATGATCGCTTGCGTAAGCCCCTCAGACCGCGACTTCATGGAGACTCTGAACACGCTGAAGTACGCCAACCGTGCTCGAAACATCAAGAACAAGGTGGTGGtgaaccaggacaagaccagCCAGCAGATTAGCGCGCTGCGTGCCGAGATAGCACGACTGcagatggagctgatggagtaCAAGGCG GGGAAGCGTGTGGCGTGCGAAGACGGGTCGGAGGGCTACAGTGACCTGTACCAGGAAAACGCCATGCTGCAGAGGGAGAACGACACGCTGCGCCTCAGGGTGAAGGCCATGCAGGAGACCATCGACCACCTCAACACGCGAGTTACGCATCTTCTGGCCAATGAAGTCAGCACCCTGCTCACCAAGTCAA GTGAAGGCAATGAGGAAATTGGCGCTCTAGTCCAGAAATATATCCGAGAGGTTGAAGAACTCAG AACCAAACTCCTTGAAAGTGAGTCCATGAACGAGTCTCTGCGACGACAGGTAGCCCGTCTTTCGGCCCGCTCGCCGTTCCCTGCCTCCTCGctcagccccgcccccggccaTCCCCCCGGCTCCTCCCCGGCCCCGATGTCCATGGAGGCCGAGATGACGGACGTGTTACGCAGGGCGAAGCTGGACATCGAGAGGCtaaagaagaaggagaggaggcAAAGGAGGATGAG CCCTGAGTTGGAGAAAGGTCTGAAGAAACGAGTGAAGCTGCACACGTACGAGAACGGCGAGAACGGGCAGAGTGGTGAAAATGGTCAGAACGGCGAGATCGACTCCGATGACAATTACACCGAG GACATCATGTCTCCGCTACAGGAGGAGAGCGGCTGTGAAGACGATGagggggaggatgaggaggaaggcagGGAGGAGGACGAGTTTGACAGTGATGAAAGCCTTGTGGATTCAGACTCTGATTCGGATGAGAAAG CCAACTTCCAGGCGGACCTGGCAGACCTGACCTGCGAGATTGAGATCAAGCAGAAGCTGATAGACGAGCTGGAGAACAGCCAGCGGAGGCTGAtgatgctgaagctgcagtACGAAGAGAAGCTCATCCTGCTGCAAAACAAGATCCGAGACACGCAGCTGGAGAGAGACCGTGTGCTGCAAAACCTCA TGTCCATGGAGAACTACACGGAGGAGAAGGCCAACAAGATCAAGCAAGAATACGAGAAACGTCTGAAGGAGATGAACCGCGACCTGCTCAAGCTGCAGGCGGCTCAGAAGGAGCACGCCCGTCTCCTTAAAAACCAGGGGCGGTACGAGCGGGAGCTGAAGAAGCTCCAGTCTGAGGTCAACGAGATGAAGAAAGCCAAG GTGGCACTGATGAAGCAGatgaaggaggagcagcagaggaggaggatggtgGAGGCCAAGAGGAACCGGGAGATTGCCCAGCTCAAGAAGGAGCAACGGCGACAAGAG TATCAGATCCGAGCGTTGGAGTCCCAGAagcggcagcaggagctggtgCTGCGCAGGAAGACCCAGGAAGTGACCGCCCTGCGGCGCCTCACCAAGCCAATGTCGGACCGCGTGGCCGGACGCGTGGCCCGCTGGAACCAGACCCCCCCGGTCACAGACTCCGGGGCCGAGCTGTCAGCCAGCACCACGGCGAGCAGCTCCGAACCCGAGATAGCCAGGACCGTCAGCGGACTGGTGCGGCAGtggaacaacaaaaacagtgcGTTTGGTTACCTGGGAGAGAGCGAGGGGAGCATGGACGGAACCCGGGTTATTGG CAGTAGGAAGAAGCTGCAGCGTAAACCCGCCCTCCTGAATAACCTGGGAGCTGCCAGCAGAACCGGCAGCTTCTCCAAGTCGGCCCGTCAGAAGTGGCAGGCGCTGGAGCGCCGCATCATGGACATCGTCATGCAGAGAATGACCATCTCTAATGTGGAAGCAGACATGGACCGCCTCATCAAG AAGCGAGAGGAGCTGACGGCCCAGCAGGAAGCACTCTCACACAAGAGGGAGGTGCTGATGGCGGATGGGGAGGGACCCGAGGCCgaggaccgcctcctcctggAAATCAACGAGGACATCGAGGTGCTGAATGCCAATATAGACTACATCAACGACAGCCTCTCCGACTGCCAGGCCATGATAGTGCAGATAGAGGAGACCAAG gatgAGCTGGACTCAGTGGACACCTCAGTGGTGATCAgttcctgctctctggctgAAGCACGCCACCTGCTGGATCACTTCCTGAAGGCTTCTATTGACAAA AGTTTACAGGTGGCTCAGAAGGAGGCTCAAAtcaggctgctggagggccAGCTGAGGCAGACGGATGTGATCGGCTCATCTCACAATCACATCATCCTGGACGCCCTGCGAGAAAAGGCCGAGTATATCCCCGAGCTCCAGGCCCTCATCCACAACGTCCAGCAGG agaaCGGATATGCCAGTACCGACGAGGAGCCCTCAGAGTTCAGCCAAGCCTCTGACAGCAG TGTGTCTCAGATGAAAGAGTCCAACAGCCAAGATGACTTCAAGATCAAG GTGGAGCCTCGCCTGTCTGCTCAGATGAAGGCGGTGTCGGCGGAGTACCTGGGTCCCATCCTGGACCCTTCGTCGGGTAGcaagcagcagcacatcaccaAGTCTCTGGCCTCGCTCACCGACATCCAGGAGGACGGCCTGAGCCTCGTTCCAGGGAGTCTGGCGCTCAGCCTGGCCCTCCGAGAGCCCTACCACAGGGACCGCGCGTCCCGCACCATCAGCCTGCCTGTCAGGGGACACACCTT tcccagGCAGTCTCGAGGTTATGACACTTCCCCCATAACAAGGAGGAAATCATACGACCGAGCATACAG ACCCACCGACGGCtacacccccccctcctcccctcctctgcgAACCAGGAATGACCGCAACGTCTTCTCAAGGCTCACCAGCAACCAAACACAAGGCTCTGCTCTGGATAA GTCGGATGACAGCGACTCCTCGCTCTCCGAGGTGCTCAG GGGCGTGATCAATCCCATCGGGGGTGTGAAGGGGGGTCGCACGGCGcccctgcagtgtgtgtctgtggctgAAGGCCACTCAAAGCCGGTGCTGTGTGTGGATGCTACAGACGAGCTGCTGTTCACTGGATCAAAAG ATCGAACCTGTAAGATGTGGAACCTGGTGACTGGGCAGGAGATCGCCACCCTCAAAGGCCACCCCAACAATGTTGTGTCAGTCAAATACTGCCCGTCCTCCGGTCTGGTCTTCTCCGTCTCCACCTCCTACATCAAGGTGTGGGACATCCGCGACTCTGCCAAGTGCATCCGCACGCTCAC CTCTTCAGGACAGGTGGTCTCGGGCGATGCGTGCGCTGGCACCACCACCCGCACAATCACCTTCGCTCAGGGCGAGTGTCAGATCAACCAGATCGCCCTCAACCCTTCAGGGTCTGTGCTCTACGCTGCTGCTGGAAACATTGTTCGCATGTGGGACCTCAACAG GATGCAGGCGATGGGGAAGCTGACGGGCCACATCGGCTCAGTCATGTGTCTGACGGTGGGACAGTCTCTGCTCGGCAAAGACCAGGTGATCACTGGCTCCAAAGACCATTACGTCAAG GTGTTTGACGTAGCAGAGGGAACTCTGGGTAACGTAGGTCCCGCTCATAATTTTGAGCCTCCGCACTACGACGGCATCGAGTGCCTGGCCGTCCACGGAGACGTGCTGTTCAGCGGCTCCAGGGACAACGGCATCAAGAAGTGGGAACTGGGGCAGCAGGAGCTCATACAG CAAATCCCAAATGCACACAAGGACTGGGTGTGCGCTCTGGCGTACGTACCGGGACGACCCATGCTGCTGAGCGCCTGTCGCGGCGGCATGCTGAAGGTGTGGAACGTCGACAACTTCTCTCCCATCGGAGAGATCCGGGGCCACGACAGCCCCATTAATGCCATATGTACCAACTCCAGACAGATCTTCACTGCGTCGAG TGACTGCAGGGTGAAGTTGTGGAACTATGTGCCAGGTTTGACCCCGTGTCTTCCTCGACGGGTCCTGGCCATCAAGGGCCGAGCCACCAGCCTCCCATGa
- the kif21b gene encoding kinesin-like protein KIF21B isoform X2 encodes MANQGDCCVKVALRIRPQMAKEKIEGCHVCTLVTPGEPQVLLGKDKAFTYDFVFDVDSEQHRIYQACVYKLIEGCFEGYNATVFAYGQTGSGKTYTMGTGFDVSLTPLEQGIIPRAVHQLFEGIQSRRERAQEAGTQPPEFKVSAQFLELYNEEILDLFDGARDPESRSRKSNIRIHEDANGSIYTTGVTSRLVHSEEELLQCLKLGALSRTTASTQMNAQSSRSHAIFTIHLCQMRVCQQPQMQNGGGENEEELNGVTSSPIAQPEYETLMAKFHFVDLAGSERLKRTGATGERAREGISINCGLLALGNVISALGDQTKKGGHVPYRDSKLTRLLQDSLGGNSRTVMIACVSPSDRDFMETLNTLKYANRARNIKNKVVVNQDKTSQQISALRAEIARLQMELMEYKAGKRVACEDGSEGYSDLYQENAMLQRENDTLRLRVKAMQETIDHLNTRVTHLLANEVSTLLTKSSEGNEEIGALVQKYIREVEELRTKLLESESMNESLRRQVARLSARSPFPASSLSPAPGHPPGSSPAPMSMEAEMTDVLRRAKLDIERLKKKERRQRRMSPELEKGLKKRVKLHTYENGENGQSGENGQNGEIDSDDNYTEDIMSPLQEESGCEDDEGEDEEEGREEDEFDSDESLVDSDSDSDEKANFQADLADLTCEIEIKQKLIDELENSQRRLMMLKLQYEEKLILLQNKIRDTQLERDRVLQNLMSMENYTEEKANKIKQEYEKRLKEMNRDLLKLQAAQKEHARLLKNQGRYERELKKLQSEVNEMKKAKVALMKQMKEEQQRRRMVEAKRNREIAQLKKEQRRQEYQIRALESQKRQQELVLRRKTQEVTALRRLTKPMSDRVAGRVARWNQTPPVTDSGAELSASTTASSSEPEIARTVSGLVRQWNNKNSAFGYLGESEGSMDGTRVIGSRKKLQRKPALLNNLGAASRTGSFSKSARQKWQALERRIMDIVMQRMTISNVEADMDRLIKKREELTAQQEALSHKREVLMADGEGPEAEDRLLLEINEDIEVLNANIDYINDSLSDCQAMIVQIEETKDELDSVDTSVVISSCSLAEARHLLDHFLKASIDKSLQVAQKEAQIRLLEGQLRQTDVIGSSHNHIILDALREKAEYIPELQALIHNVQQENGYASTDEEPSEFSQASDSSVSQMKESNSQDDFKIKVEPRLSAQMKAVSAEYLGPILDPSSGSKQQHITKSLASLTDIQEDGLSLVPGSLALSLALREPYHRDRASRTISLPVRGHTFPRQSRGYDTSPITRRKSYDRAYRPTDGYTPPSSPPLRTRNDRNVFSRLTSNQTQGSALDKSDDSDSSLSEVLRGVINPIGGVKGGRTAPLQCVSVAEGHSKPVLCVDATDELLFTGSKDRTCKMWNLVTGQEIATLKGHPNNVVSVKYCPSSGLVFSVSTSYIKVWDIRDSAKCIRTLTSSGQVVSGDACAGTTTRTITFAQGECQINQIALNPSGSVLYAAAGNIVRMWDLNRMQAMGKLTGHIGSVMCLTVGQSLLGKDQVITGSKDHYVKVFDVAEGTLGNVGPAHNFEPPHYDGIECLAVHGDVLFSGSRDNGIKKWELGQQELIQQIPNAHKDWVCALAYVPGRPMLLSACRGGMLKVWNVDNFSPIGEIRGHDSPINAICTNSRQIFTASSDMKVKIWLSKVYRKR; translated from the exons GATCCGTCCTCAAATGGCCAAGGAGAAGATCGAGGGCTGCCACGTGTGCACGCTGGTCACGCCCGGAGAGCCACAGGTCCTCCTGGGGAAGGACAAAGCTTTCACCTACGACTTTGTGTTTGATGTTGACTCAGAGCAGCACCGTATCTACCAGGCCTGCGTGTACAAGCTCATCGAAGGCTGCTTCGAGGGGTACAATGCCACCGTGTTCGCTTACGGTCAG ACGGGCTCGGGTAAGACCTACACCATGGGTACGGGTTTTGACGTGAGCCTGACCCCGCTGGAGCAGGGCATCATTCCCCGGGCCGTTCACCAGCTGTTCGAGGGGATCCAGAGCCGGAGGGAGCGAGCCCAGGAGGCCGGCACCCAGCCCCCCGAGTTTAAAGTCAGCGCCCAGTTCCTGGAG CTGTACAACGAGGAGATCCTGGACCTGTTCGACGGAGCCAGGGATCCAGAGAGCCGCAGCAGGAAGTCAAACATCAGGATCCACGAGGACGCCAACGGCAGCATCTACACCACCGGAGTCACCTCCAGGCTCGTGCACTCAGAGGAAGAG ctgctgcagtgtctgaagCTGGGCGCTCTGTCCCGCACCACAGCAAGCACGCAGATGAACGCCCAGAGCTCCCGCTCGCACGCTATTTTCACCATCCACCTCTGTCAGATGAGAGTCTGTCAGCAGCCGCAGATG CAgaacggaggaggagagaacgaggaggagctgAATGGAGTGACCTCCAGCCCCATCGCGCAGCCGGAGTACGAGACGCTGATGGCCAAGTTCCACTTTGTGGACCTGGCCGGCTCCGAGAGGCTGAAACGCACCGGAGCCACAGGAGAGCGGGCCCGGGAGGGGATCTCCATTAACTGTGGACTG CTGGCTCTGGGAAACGTGATCAGTGCTTTAGGAGATCAGACCAAAAAGGGAGGACATGTCCCATACAGAGACTCCAAACTGACCCgactgctgcaggactcactgGGAGGGAACAG TCGCACAGTGATGATCGCTTGCGTAAGCCCCTCAGACCGCGACTTCATGGAGACTCTGAACACGCTGAAGTACGCCAACCGTGCTCGAAACATCAAGAACAAGGTGGTGGtgaaccaggacaagaccagCCAGCAGATTAGCGCGCTGCGTGCCGAGATAGCACGACTGcagatggagctgatggagtaCAAGGCG GGGAAGCGTGTGGCGTGCGAAGACGGGTCGGAGGGCTACAGTGACCTGTACCAGGAAAACGCCATGCTGCAGAGGGAGAACGACACGCTGCGCCTCAGGGTGAAGGCCATGCAGGAGACCATCGACCACCTCAACACGCGAGTTACGCATCTTCTGGCCAATGAAGTCAGCACCCTGCTCACCAAGTCAA GTGAAGGCAATGAGGAAATTGGCGCTCTAGTCCAGAAATATATCCGAGAGGTTGAAGAACTCAG AACCAAACTCCTTGAAAGTGAGTCCATGAACGAGTCTCTGCGACGACAGGTAGCCCGTCTTTCGGCCCGCTCGCCGTTCCCTGCCTCCTCGctcagccccgcccccggccaTCCCCCCGGCTCCTCCCCGGCCCCGATGTCCATGGAGGCCGAGATGACGGACGTGTTACGCAGGGCGAAGCTGGACATCGAGAGGCtaaagaagaaggagaggaggcAAAGGAGGATGAG CCCTGAGTTGGAGAAAGGTCTGAAGAAACGAGTGAAGCTGCACACGTACGAGAACGGCGAGAACGGGCAGAGTGGTGAAAATGGTCAGAACGGCGAGATCGACTCCGATGACAATTACACCGAG GACATCATGTCTCCGCTACAGGAGGAGAGCGGCTGTGAAGACGATGagggggaggatgaggaggaaggcagGGAGGAGGACGAGTTTGACAGTGATGAAAGCCTTGTGGATTCAGACTCTGATTCGGATGAGAAAG CCAACTTCCAGGCGGACCTGGCAGACCTGACCTGCGAGATTGAGATCAAGCAGAAGCTGATAGACGAGCTGGAGAACAGCCAGCGGAGGCTGAtgatgctgaagctgcagtACGAAGAGAAGCTCATCCTGCTGCAAAACAAGATCCGAGACACGCAGCTGGAGAGAGACCGTGTGCTGCAAAACCTCA TGTCCATGGAGAACTACACGGAGGAGAAGGCCAACAAGATCAAGCAAGAATACGAGAAACGTCTGAAGGAGATGAACCGCGACCTGCTCAAGCTGCAGGCGGCTCAGAAGGAGCACGCCCGTCTCCTTAAAAACCAGGGGCGGTACGAGCGGGAGCTGAAGAAGCTCCAGTCTGAGGTCAACGAGATGAAGAAAGCCAAG GTGGCACTGATGAAGCAGatgaaggaggagcagcagaggaggaggatggtgGAGGCCAAGAGGAACCGGGAGATTGCCCAGCTCAAGAAGGAGCAACGGCGACAAGAG TATCAGATCCGAGCGTTGGAGTCCCAGAagcggcagcaggagctggtgCTGCGCAGGAAGACCCAGGAAGTGACCGCCCTGCGGCGCCTCACCAAGCCAATGTCGGACCGCGTGGCCGGACGCGTGGCCCGCTGGAACCAGACCCCCCCGGTCACAGACTCCGGGGCCGAGCTGTCAGCCAGCACCACGGCGAGCAGCTCCGAACCCGAGATAGCCAGGACCGTCAGCGGACTGGTGCGGCAGtggaacaacaaaaacagtgcGTTTGGTTACCTGGGAGAGAGCGAGGGGAGCATGGACGGAACCCGGGTTATTGG CAGTAGGAAGAAGCTGCAGCGTAAACCCGCCCTCCTGAATAACCTGGGAGCTGCCAGCAGAACCGGCAGCTTCTCCAAGTCGGCCCGTCAGAAGTGGCAGGCGCTGGAGCGCCGCATCATGGACATCGTCATGCAGAGAATGACCATCTCTAATGTGGAAGCAGACATGGACCGCCTCATCAAG AAGCGAGAGGAGCTGACGGCCCAGCAGGAAGCACTCTCACACAAGAGGGAGGTGCTGATGGCGGATGGGGAGGGACCCGAGGCCgaggaccgcctcctcctggAAATCAACGAGGACATCGAGGTGCTGAATGCCAATATAGACTACATCAACGACAGCCTCTCCGACTGCCAGGCCATGATAGTGCAGATAGAGGAGACCAAG gatgAGCTGGACTCAGTGGACACCTCAGTGGTGATCAgttcctgctctctggctgAAGCACGCCACCTGCTGGATCACTTCCTGAAGGCTTCTATTGACAAA AGTTTACAGGTGGCTCAGAAGGAGGCTCAAAtcaggctgctggagggccAGCTGAGGCAGACGGATGTGATCGGCTCATCTCACAATCACATCATCCTGGACGCCCTGCGAGAAAAGGCCGAGTATATCCCCGAGCTCCAGGCCCTCATCCACAACGTCCAGCAGG agaaCGGATATGCCAGTACCGACGAGGAGCCCTCAGAGTTCAGCCAAGCCTCTGACAGCAG TGTGTCTCAGATGAAAGAGTCCAACAGCCAAGATGACTTCAAGATCAAG GTGGAGCCTCGCCTGTCTGCTCAGATGAAGGCGGTGTCGGCGGAGTACCTGGGTCCCATCCTGGACCCTTCGTCGGGTAGcaagcagcagcacatcaccaAGTCTCTGGCCTCGCTCACCGACATCCAGGAGGACGGCCTGAGCCTCGTTCCAGGGAGTCTGGCGCTCAGCCTGGCCCTCCGAGAGCCCTACCACAGGGACCGCGCGTCCCGCACCATCAGCCTGCCTGTCAGGGGACACACCTT tcccagGCAGTCTCGAGGTTATGACACTTCCCCCATAACAAGGAGGAAATCATACGACCGAGCATACAG ACCCACCGACGGCtacacccccccctcctcccctcctctgcgAACCAGGAATGACCGCAACGTCTTCTCAAGGCTCACCAGCAACCAAACACAAGGCTCTGCTCTGGATAA GTCGGATGACAGCGACTCCTCGCTCTCCGAGGTGCTCAG GGGCGTGATCAATCCCATCGGGGGTGTGAAGGGGGGTCGCACGGCGcccctgcagtgtgtgtctgtggctgAAGGCCACTCAAAGCCGGTGCTGTGTGTGGATGCTACAGACGAGCTGCTGTTCACTGGATCAAAAG ATCGAACCTGTAAGATGTGGAACCTGGTGACTGGGCAGGAGATCGCCACCCTCAAAGGCCACCCCAACAATGTTGTGTCAGTCAAATACTGCCCGTCCTCCGGTCTGGTCTTCTCCGTCTCCACCTCCTACATCAAGGTGTGGGACATCCGCGACTCTGCCAAGTGCATCCGCACGCTCAC CTCTTCAGGACAGGTGGTCTCGGGCGATGCGTGCGCTGGCACCACCACCCGCACAATCACCTTCGCTCAGGGCGAGTGTCAGATCAACCAGATCGCCCTCAACCCTTCAGGGTCTGTGCTCTACGCTGCTGCTGGAAACATTGTTCGCATGTGGGACCTCAACAG GATGCAGGCGATGGGGAAGCTGACGGGCCACATCGGCTCAGTCATGTGTCTGACGGTGGGACAGTCTCTGCTCGGCAAAGACCAGGTGATCACTGGCTCCAAAGACCATTACGTCAAG GTGTTTGACGTAGCAGAGGGAACTCTGGGTAACGTAGGTCCCGCTCATAATTTTGAGCCTCCGCACTACGACGGCATCGAGTGCCTGGCCGTCCACGGAGACGTGCTGTTCAGCGGCTCCAGGGACAACGGCATCAAGAAGTGGGAACTGGGGCAGCAGGAGCTCATACAG CAAATCCCAAATGCACACAAGGACTGGGTGTGCGCTCTGGCGTACGTACCGGGACGACCCATGCTGCTGAGCGCCTGTCGCGGCGGCATGCTGAAGGTGTGGAACGTCGACAACTTCTCTCCCATCGGAGAGATCCGGGGCCACGACAGCCCCATTAATGCCATATGTACCAACTCCAGACAGATCTTCACTGCGTCGAG cgACATGAAAGTGAAGATCTGGCTGTCAAAGGTGTATAGGAAGAGGTGA